The nucleotide window GACGACGGGACGTCTGGGGGCGACCCTGAGCCGCCGCGGATGGATTGCGGGGGCATGCCCCTCGCGCGGGAGATGGCAGATCCGGGCGTGGGTCAGCGGATGGAAGTAGCCCCATCGCGACCGTACGCCCAGACAGGCTGCGATCGACCTTCCGTCGAACGGCAATGCGATCGTGCGATGCGTTTCGGACAGGCTCACGTCCACGTCCGACGTGTTGTGGGCGTTCAGCCCGTCGAAGGCCGTGTCGGTCACGTCGAAGAGCCGAATCGTCAATACGGCTCGCGGCGCCTCCGGTCCCAGCCACTCCAGCGCCGACCGCCAGTCGTCGGGGCGAACCGTCCAGGAGGCTTCCGCCTCACGGCTGGAAATCGGAGTCAGGGCCAACCGGGATCGAAGTTCCGGAAACGCGATCGGCGTTGAACCTGTCCCAGCCCGCCGAATCCGGCCGTCGCCGGCTTCGGGCCCGTTCCGCCGGGCGTCGATCAGCCGCATGTACGACCGGAGCCATTGCAGGGCGACGCCCTCGGGATCGCTCGAGCGAGCCTCCACGGCCGATGCGAGTCGGACGTCCTCCTCGCGACGGTCCCTATCGAAGAGGGCGTCGAGAATGTCGCGGGCCAGGGATTCGGGGGTCCGTCCCGCGACGCGAATTACAGGCGCGCCCAAAAGGCACGCCGCCCGAGCGACGGGGTCGTCGATCGCGTTCGTGGAGCCGACGCCGACGACGGCCGCCTCCGAGACGGCCGCGTTCCAACGTCCGATCGCCGGCAGTCGAGTTCCTCCCCATTCCGTCGAGAGGAGTCCCTCGCCCTTGAGCCGACGCCGCAGTCGATCCCAGCGCGGATCCGCACCGAAAACCGCTGCCACGAGCCCGGGGGACTTCTCCCGCGCCGACTTCACTCCATCCAGGATCGTTCGAGAGCAGCGCCGCGCGTCGTGAGACATGACGAAGACGGCGCAAGAGCCTTCCTCGGGAGCGTCTCGCGGACCTTCACGGTCGAGCCAATGTGCAAGGCCCTCCTGGGAGAGAACCGTGACGATGCGGCCTGCGTTCGGGCCGATTCGCGTCCGGAGCCGTTCGGCCCCCCAGGGGTGATCGCAGAACCAGGCGTCGGGCGCCGACAGCGGTCCGAATCCAGGGTTCTCCGCCTCCTCGCCCTCGGCCCGGTCCGAGGCGATGACGACCGCTCGGCCGCCGCCGCGCGTGGCCAGTTCGCCGGCCGCCGGCCTGGCCTTCGGGTCCAGGGCGTGGATCACGTCGAAGTCGTAGCTCAGGCCCGCGTTGCTCGCCGCCCGAACCACGCCGACGCCGAACGAGGTCGGCTCGTCGCCGCCGATCTCATGGGGGCAGCGCACTTCCAGCCAGCCGGGATGCGCCTCGCGCTCGGCCTCGTCTGGGAACCATCGGGTCAGGGCGACGAGGTCGACCCCCGGCCGGGCGATCGCGGAGACCGCCGCGCGGTCGAGGTCCCACCCGATCAGGGCGATCCGCATCAGCGACCTTCCTCCCCACGTGCTCATTCCCAGGTGCGCAAGGCCATCCCTCGATGACGCTCCATTTCACTGCGAACTATATCACGCGCGGGGGTCTGGCGAGCCTTTTCCCAAGCCGCACTCCATCCCGATCACGGAGAACGCGCCGGTTGAAACGATTGTGCGGGCTCTGAAATTCGACCTCGGAATTGGTCGTAAAATCTTGAATGAGAGGCTGTGCATTCTTTCTCAATTCGACGCGCATCGAAGTCAGGCGGACGTCGGAATCGACATCGACGTTCCGCGAAACCGACATTCCTCGCTCGTGTCCGGCATCCGCCTGAAGCCAGATCTGGCCTAACGGTTGGAATCAGGGACCAGGGACGCGCCTGCGGAGCCATACGATGGGCGACGGTTGCTCGGGCTCCCACACCGGTTCATGGCACTTAAGCGTGGCCATGGCACCCGGATGAGGCATCCTTCGCAAAGTATGGCGGAAATGCGGACGAACGAAGCCAAAGCCGGCGTCGTTAAAGCCAGCATGGATTGGGCTTTGCGCCGCCCGATGGCTCTGGCTTCCGTCGCAAACGAAGCCGCCGCGGCGGTTAACGCCCTGCTCGACCAGGTCTGTCTTCGGATCGCCCTGGCGGTCGGTGACCGGTGCGGTTCGATCCTGGCAGCCGAGGGGGATTCTCGCCGATCGAAGCCAAATCGCTGGCGTTCCCAAGTCGAACGCCCGCAGGACTTTAAAAACGAAACGGCGGGTTCGCTTCGATTGAAAACGAACCCGCCGTCGGTTGGTTTTGAGCCTCGGGATCAACCGTGGGCTTCTTCGTCCTTGCTCGCCTCATCGGGAGGCGTCCAGTCGGCGGGGAGGCCGGCTTCGCGACGGAGGCGATCCATCCAGTCCTGGTTCTGGCGGATCGAGGTCTGGATTCGGGTGAGAGCCTTGTAGCTCATCTCCTCGCCGACCGGGCCGTACAGGTTGTTGAAGTCGACGGGCTCGCGACGGTCCAGGGCGACGACGTAATACATCGTCCCAGGCTGGTTGGACGCGACGAGCGGCTCGCCTTCCTGGACGCTGAAGTACGCGTTGCGGAGGGCCTCACCGGGGTAGCTGATCCCCGGGATGGGGGTCTCGGTCGGCGGGGCGTAACCGAACGGGTTGTCGGCGAAGCCCGACTGCATGCTGGTGATCGGCGGAACCGAGGCGACGGTGTAGCCGTCGACCTGATCGGCCTCGATCTTCCCCTTCTTCTCCGCCTTCAGCTTGGACGCGATATCCTGAGCGGCCTTTTCAGCCAGGGGGCGGGCCTTTGCCAGTTTCCAGGCCCGGACGACATCGGCGCGGACTTCGTCCAGACTCGGGACGCGCGGGGCCTCGTCCTTCATCTTGCGGGCGAGATAGCGGTTGCCGATCAGGTCGATCAGTTCAACGGGCTCATAGAGGCCGACCTTGGGATCGAAGAACTCATCGACGAACCGCCGGCCGCCGCTGAGCCGGACGGATCCGACCTGGGCGTTGGCGATCATCCCGTAGCGTTCCGCCTGCTCTCGGGAAAGAAGCGGAGAGATCTCATAGGCCAGGCCGTCCTTCGCGGCGATCGCCTTGAGGTCGACGTCGACGGGGGCCTTCACGCTTGCGTTCGGGTCGGCGGCCTTTTCGTCGAGCATCGTCAAGTAGTCGTCCGCGAAGGGGATCAGTTCCTTGTCGCGGATCTCGCCGAAGACGTTGCCGACCTGCTCCTGGGCTTTCTCATCGGCGAGCCGTTCGGCCAGCAGAGCCTTGACCTGCGCGAACGGTTGGATCACCGGCGGCGTAAGTTCAGGAGCATCGGCGAAGAGGTCGTCGGGGAAATCGGAGGGAATCTTGTACTCGTTCTTGTGGTTCTCGTAGAAGGTCTGCAGCTCAGCCTCGGGGAGCTTGTCGCGGAGGGCGCGAGCCTTGCCTTCGGCGTCGATCGAGACGAACTCGACCTGAACCTTGCGGGGGACCTTGAAGCCAGGCGTCGGAGAGCCGGGGGTCGGGAGAACGTCCTTGTACTTGTCGAAGAGCGTCTGGACCTCGGTCGAGGACGGTTCCTCAACCTTGGCCAGGAAGTTCTCGACGGGAATCTCGACGATCTTGTCGGCGACCCGCTCGCCCTGATTGCGATAGGCCTGGTAGACGTCGTAGGGCGTGATCATCGGCCGACCGCCGATCAACCCGCGGACCTGCTGGATTCGGGCCTGGTTGGCGAGATCGGCCAGAAGCTGTTCGCGGCTGACCTCGTTGCTGAACCGGCTGTAGAGGATCTCGAAGTTCTCCCGGTTCAGCGGCAGCATGGAGTTGGCCTGGAGGAATTCCTTGCCGGCGGCGGAATCGGCGGGCATTCCCAGGCGGTCGGCTTCCTTCTCGAGGATCACAGCATCGATCAGGTCGCGCTGCTTGAGGCCGCCGAAGAACCCGTCACGGTCGAATCGCTGACTCACCGAGCCCATCAGGAGATTGGCGCGGTTGCGCTGGCTGGCCATGGCGTGCAGGTCGCTGAGCCGAACGGTTTTCCCGAACACCTTGGCGACCTCGACGTCGCCCCGGTTGCCGTAGCTCGAACTGAGCATACGGGGCAGGCTGTCGGCGAGGACGAAGGTGAACATCGCCAGGATGGCGAGAATGGCCAGCATCTTGCGCTGGTGGCGACGGAAGACCTCGAAAGGCATGGGGATCCTCAGATGCTTTCAGAGAGGCTCGGGGGGGCCTCCTCGGCGCCCCACCCCTTGACAGACCCCGTTACCCTAGCTATGCCCCTTATTGGGGAGGCAGCGGGATCGCGATCGACGGCCCAGGAAACCCCCATCGTAGCAATTCCGCCGCCCGGAGCAACCTCAAAGGGCCGGCGCTCGTAATCCGGCGGAACCCGGACGGATCGACTGATCTGATTTCTAGGAAAGACCATAGGACAACAACGTGCCGCCAAAGTCCTCTCCCAAGTCCGAATCCCCCGACGGCGACGCTCCCAAGCCCAAGGCGGCCAAGGCGAAAGCCGCCCCGAAGGCCAAGGCCGCTCCCAAGGCCAAGGCCGCTCCCAAGAAGGCTGCTGCGCCGAAGGGCTCGAAGTCTGCGACCGGCAAGGGTGCGAAGTCAAAGACCGCCGAGGTCGACTACGGGACGCCGGGGACCGGCCCCTCGCTGGTGATCGTCGAGAGCCCCAAGAAAGCGAAGTCGATCAACAAGTTCCTGGGCTCGCGATACCTCGTCAAAGCCAGCATGGGCCACGTCCGCGACCTCCCCAAGCGGAAGCTCGGGCTGGACGTCGCCAACGGCTACGCCCCGTCGTACGAGGTCGTCCCCGCCAAGACGGAGACCATCGGCACCCTGAAGCGAGACGCTTCCCGGGCCGACATCGTCTACCTGGCGACTGACCCTGACCGCGAGGGGGAAGCCATCGCCTGGCACCTCCAGCACGCCCTGGAACTCCCCGACGAGCGGGTCCGCCGCGTGACCTTCCATGAGATCACCGAGCGAGCCGTGCGCGACGCGTTCGGCAAGGTCGGCCCGATCAACATGGACATGGTCAACGCCCAGCAAGCGCGCCGGTTCCTCGACCGCTTCGTGGGCTATCAGCTCAGCCCCCTGCTCTGGAAGAAGGTGGCCCGGAACCTGTCCGCGGGCCGCGTCCAGTCGGTCGCCACCCGGTTGATCGTCGACCGTGAGCGGGAGATCCGGGCGTTCGTCCAGGAAGAGTTCTGGCGGATCACCGCTACCGTCTCCCCCGTCGGCTCGACGAAGGAGGACGAGAAGTTCGAGGCAGGACTCGTCGACTTCGACGGCAAGAAGTTCGAGGCCACGAACGAGGCCGACGCCCAGAAGGTCCGCGACGTCCTGGCCTCCGAGACCTACGTCGTCTCGAAGGTTGAGGAAGCCGAGAAGCTCGACCGCGCCGACGCCCCGTTCAAAACGAGCACCCTGCAACAGCAGGCGTCCGTCCGGCTGCGGTTCTCCGGCAAGAAGACGATGAAGATCGCCCAGGAGCTTTACGAGGGTATCGACGTCGACGGCTCCGGCCCGGTCGGTCTCATCACCTACATGAGAACGGACAGTCTGCGGGTCTCGGATGAAGCCCTCACCAGCGTCCGCGACCTGATCAAGCACAACTTCGGCGATCGTTACCTACCGGCCAAGCCCAACCGCTACGCCGCCGGCAAGAACGCCCAGGAGGCTCACGAGGCCATCCGGCCGACCGACCTGGCGTACTCGCCCGAGAAGATCGGTGCCCATCTCACCCACGACCAGCTTCGGTTGTACGAGATGATCTACCGCCGATTCGTCGCCAGCCAGATGACGCCGGCCGTGTTCACCGTGACGGATGTCGCCATCCAGGCTGGGCCGGGGCTCTTCAAGGCGCAGGGCAAGATCCTCCGGTTCGACGGCCACCGACGGATGTGGGCGTCGTCCGGCAAGCAGGAAGACGCGCTGCTGCCGCCGATCAACGTCGGCCAGACGCTCGACCTTCAGGACCTGGCCGCAACCCAGCACTTCACCCAGCCGCCGCCGCGATACAGCGAAGCGACGCTCATCAAGGCCCTGGAAAAAGAGAACATCGGCCGACCTTCGACCTACGCCCCGATCATCCAGACGATCCAGGATCGGAAGTACGTCGAGCATAAGGATCGCCGGTTTTTCGCGACCGAGCTGGGGATGGTGGTGACCGACGTCCTGGTCAAGCACTTCCCCAAGATCCTCGACCTGAAGTTCACCGGTCACATGGAGGACGAGCTCGACGACATCGCGACCGCCAAGGAGGACATGGTCAAGGTCCTGGACGAGTTCTACTACCCGTTCCAGGACGCCCTCAAGGCGGCCGAGACCCAGATGGAGCGGGTGCAGATCGCGACCGACGAGGTCTGCCACGTCTGCGGCGCCCCGATGGTCATGAAGTTCGGCCGCACCGGCGAGTTCCTCGGCTGCTCCAAGTACCCCGACTGCAAGGCGACCCGCCCC belongs to Paludisphaera rhizosphaerae and includes:
- a CDS encoding DUF4912 domain-containing protein; this encodes MRIALIGWDLDRAAVSAIARPGVDLVALTRWFPDEAEREAHPGWLEVRCPHEIGGDEPTSFGVGVVRAASNAGLSYDFDVIHALDPKARPAAGELATRGGGRAVVIASDRAEGEEAENPGFGPLSAPDAWFCDHPWGAERLRTRIGPNAGRIVTVLSQEGLAHWLDREGPRDAPEEGSCAVFVMSHDARRCSRTILDGVKSAREKSPGLVAAVFGADPRWDRLRRRLKGEGLLSTEWGGTRLPAIGRWNAAVSEAAVVGVGSTNAIDDPVARAACLLGAPVIRVAGRTPESLARDILDALFDRDRREEDVRLASAVEARSSDPEGVALQWLRSYMRLIDARRNGPEAGDGRIRRAGTGSTPIAFPELRSRLALTPISSREAEASWTVRPDDWRSALEWLGPEAPRAVLTIRLFDVTDTAFDGLNAHNTSDVDVSLSETHRTIALPFDGRSIAACLGVRSRWGYFHPLTHARICHLPREGHAPAIHPRRLRVAPRRPVV
- the topA gene encoding type I DNA topoisomerase, whose product is MPPKSSPKSESPDGDAPKPKAAKAKAAPKAKAAPKAKAAPKKAAAPKGSKSATGKGAKSKTAEVDYGTPGTGPSLVIVESPKKAKSINKFLGSRYLVKASMGHVRDLPKRKLGLDVANGYAPSYEVVPAKTETIGTLKRDASRADIVYLATDPDREGEAIAWHLQHALELPDERVRRVTFHEITERAVRDAFGKVGPINMDMVNAQQARRFLDRFVGYQLSPLLWKKVARNLSAGRVQSVATRLIVDREREIRAFVQEEFWRITATVSPVGSTKEDEKFEAGLVDFDGKKFEATNEADAQKVRDVLASETYVVSKVEEAEKLDRADAPFKTSTLQQQASVRLRFSGKKTMKIAQELYEGIDVDGSGPVGLITYMRTDSLRVSDEALTSVRDLIKHNFGDRYLPAKPNRYAAGKNAQEAHEAIRPTDLAYSPEKIGAHLTHDQLRLYEMIYRRFVASQMTPAVFTVTDVAIQAGPGLFKAQGKILRFDGHRRMWASSGKQEDALLPPINVGQTLDLQDLAATQHFTQPPPRYSEATLIKALEKENIGRPSTYAPIIQTIQDRKYVEHKDRRFFATELGMVVTDVLVKHFPKILDLKFTGHMEDELDDIATAKEDMVKVLDEFYYPFQDALKAAETQMERVQIATDEVCHVCGAPMVMKFGRTGEFLGCSKYPDCKATRPIGGAPRAEAVESGHDCPKCGKPLMIRENKKGEKFLSCSGYPECKESFDIDDQGNPVRKVVETEHVCEKCGKPMALRNGRRGPFLGCTGYPKCRNIVAVDAEGNPLPTIKIDLKCEKCGKPLAVRQGKRGAFLGCTGYPKCRNAVPVPDELKDEVAKMAPPPAAAAAKGPDFKSLEIDETCEDCGGPMIPRKGRRGYFLGCAKYPKCKGTKEPSPETLEKINAAVAAAESAESSESAEVAATE
- a CDS encoding SurA N-terminal domain-containing protein produces the protein MPFEVFRRHQRKMLAILAILAMFTFVLADSLPRMLSSSYGNRGDVEVAKVFGKTVRLSDLHAMASQRNRANLLMGSVSQRFDRDGFFGGLKQRDLIDAVILEKEADRLGMPADSAAGKEFLQANSMLPLNRENFEILYSRFSNEVSREQLLADLANQARIQQVRGLIGGRPMITPYDVYQAYRNQGERVADKIVEIPVENFLAKVEEPSSTEVQTLFDKYKDVLPTPGSPTPGFKVPRKVQVEFVSIDAEGKARALRDKLPEAELQTFYENHKNEYKIPSDFPDDLFADAPELTPPVIQPFAQVKALLAERLADEKAQEQVGNVFGEIRDKELIPFADDYLTMLDEKAADPNASVKAPVDVDLKAIAAKDGLAYEISPLLSREQAERYGMIANAQVGSVRLSGGRRFVDEFFDPKVGLYEPVELIDLIGNRYLARKMKDEAPRVPSLDEVRADVVRAWKLAKARPLAEKAAQDIASKLKAEKKGKIEADQVDGYTVASVPPITSMQSGFADNPFGYAPPTETPIPGISYPGEALRNAYFSVQEGEPLVASNQPGTMYYVVALDRREPVDFNNLYGPVGEEMSYKALTRIQTSIRQNQDWMDRLRREAGLPADWTPPDEASKDEEAHG